One window from the genome of Candidatus Didemnitutus sp. encodes:
- a CDS encoding PDZ domain-containing protein, giving the protein MITARRVAAALVVSLLTLHALGADLASLLPERLKSIVAVEFTIQTEIERRQVTIAGTVIDDKGTIIIPGANIPGGLAVDQLKDFKVYLPEQDESTPATYLGQDELTGFHFVRATDGLVAKLKPITSFAKAPEPPLGTELWGLGLRGKDEDFKPYALSSRVAMLTTLPNKTALTGQDLGAPGLPVFDVEGRLVGLTLSSFGQNYLLFSRTQHGTPVMLVNADESSVVLLADEFLPFLNRVPTSITGRPVTSIGIYGLQPVDPDVAKLLKLERQSALVVSDILEGSPAAQAGLQDRDILLAIDGKMLPRLRPDRSIVGYFGQEVLKRKAGDVMKLTVLRGSERKELAVTLGEEPKMVREAERRYFERLGFTAREFLTADLVAQRAKTAEMGGAVVNFVRPNSPVANAGLRPDDWIREIDGVEVHSYAEAVDKLAAVENDKARAEFVLLTRRGGETQVLRVKLN; this is encoded by the coding sequence ATGATCACCGCCCGCCGCGTCGCTGCGGCTCTTGTTGTTTCCCTCCTCACGCTGCACGCCCTCGGCGCCGATCTCGCCTCGCTCCTGCCGGAGCGGTTGAAGTCGATCGTCGCCGTCGAGTTCACGATCCAAACCGAGATCGAGCGCCGCCAAGTCACGATCGCTGGCACGGTCATCGACGACAAGGGCACGATCATCATTCCCGGCGCCAACATCCCGGGCGGTCTGGCAGTCGACCAGCTCAAGGACTTCAAAGTCTACCTGCCCGAGCAGGACGAATCGACGCCCGCGACTTACCTCGGCCAGGACGAGCTCACCGGGTTTCACTTCGTGCGCGCGACGGACGGCCTCGTCGCGAAGCTGAAGCCGATCACATCGTTCGCCAAGGCGCCCGAGCCGCCGCTCGGCACCGAACTCTGGGGCCTCGGCCTGCGCGGCAAGGACGAGGACTTCAAGCCCTACGCGCTCAGCTCGCGCGTCGCGATGCTCACGACGCTGCCGAACAAGACTGCTCTCACGGGACAGGATTTGGGTGCGCCGGGCTTGCCGGTGTTCGACGTCGAGGGCCGGCTTGTCGGTCTGACGCTGAGTTCTTTTGGGCAAAACTACCTGCTGTTTTCGCGCACGCAGCACGGCACTCCGGTGATGCTCGTGAACGCGGACGAGAGCAGCGTCGTGCTGCTCGCGGATGAATTTCTGCCGTTCCTCAATCGCGTGCCGACGTCGATCACCGGTCGCCCGGTGACGTCGATCGGCATCTATGGCTTGCAGCCCGTCGACCCCGACGTCGCGAAACTGCTCAAGCTCGAGCGCCAGTCCGCGCTCGTGGTCAGCGACATTCTCGAGGGCAGCCCCGCCGCACAGGCGGGCCTCCAGGATCGCGACATCCTGCTCGCGATCGACGGCAAGATGCTGCCGCGGCTGCGTCCGGACCGGAGCATCGTCGGTTATTTCGGCCAGGAGGTGCTCAAGCGCAAAGCCGGCGACGTCATGAAACTCACGGTGCTCCGCGGCAGCGAGCGCAAGGAGCTCGCCGTCACGCTCGGCGAAGAGCCGAAGATGGTGCGCGAGGCCGAGCGGCGCTACTTCGAGCGGCTCGGTTTCACGGCGCGCGAGTTCCTCACCGCCGATCTCGTAGCCCAGCGCGCGAAGACCGCGGAGATGGGGGGCGCGGTCGTGAATTTCGTTCGTCCGAACAGTCCTGTTGCGAACGCCGGCCTGCGACCCGACGACTGGATTCGCGAGATCGACGGCGTCGAGGTGCACAGCTACGCCGAAGCGGTCGACAAACTCGCGGCGGTCGAGAATGACAAAGCGCGGGCGGAATTCGTGTTGCTCACGCGGCGCGGCGGAGAGACGCAAGTGCTCCGCGTAAAGCTCAACTAA
- a CDS encoding polysaccharide biosynthesis/export family protein — MKPLLRFLLPLLLAALAGPVFAQSGNPADAKKAYVHRLQLADRVRVAVYQEEDLTTLARIDARGMVNLPLIQEIQIGGLTIVEAQEAIQNAFREGRFLRSPQVTVSVEEYAPREVSISGQIRNPGRFPLPNESTYTIVELVTKAGGITDIGKGTAVTITRFLADGTKKVFTVNVDALIKGAKDAKAEDNILLLPGDNVYIPERLI, encoded by the coding sequence ATGAAACCGCTGCTGCGTTTCCTCCTCCCTCTTTTGCTCGCCGCGCTTGCCGGCCCCGTCTTTGCGCAGTCCGGCAATCCCGCCGACGCCAAGAAAGCCTACGTGCACCGCCTGCAACTCGCCGACCGCGTGCGCGTCGCCGTCTATCAGGAGGAAGATCTCACGACCCTCGCGCGCATCGACGCCCGCGGCATGGTCAATCTCCCCCTCATCCAGGAAATCCAGATCGGCGGCCTCACCATCGTCGAGGCCCAGGAAGCGATCCAGAATGCGTTCCGCGAAGGCCGCTTTCTCCGCTCGCCGCAAGTCACCGTCAGCGTCGAGGAATACGCACCGCGCGAAGTCTCGATCTCCGGCCAGATTCGCAACCCCGGCCGCTTCCCCCTCCCCAACGAGTCCACCTACACCATCGTCGAACTCGTCACCAAGGCCGGCGGCATCACCGACATCGGCAAAGGCACCGCCGTCACCATCACGCGTTTCCTCGCCGACGGCACCAAGAAGGTCTTCACCGTGAACGTCGACGCACTGATCAAGGGAGCGAAAGACGCCAAGGCGGAGGACAACATCCTCCTGCTGCCCGGCGACAACGTCTACATCCCCGAACGACTCATCTGA
- a CDS encoding FecR domain-containing protein → MKTLLRLLAASLALAVVAAPSAFAQRQLGKKKGPTSKLFLAESVGEGNITTEGKSHTAKQATAFDAPGTVIETGKDSHQAFVYSNGTAMLVDENTRVEVDRFVQEPFRPDREKSTETEPSISQSDVFVSRGQVNICTSQMVSGSTMNYSTPNASVNIRGGKMAVSTNGTESTIYLLDGDVTVRTGGRDTGGTLLRPGEKATIRPGPPGRPPIVTVAPIESNLLPALDDKVGAACAAKKTVSFETIEKKSEFGAEGEKQQDLPPGSPQPPPEEPTQEIVVTPTTPAELPTNITVSPAALPGGQ, encoded by the coding sequence ATGAAAACTCTTCTTCGCCTCCTCGCCGCATCGCTCGCGCTCGCCGTGGTCGCGGCGCCGTCCGCGTTCGCTCAACGCCAGCTCGGCAAGAAAAAGGGTCCCACCAGCAAGCTGTTCCTCGCCGAATCGGTCGGCGAAGGCAACATCACCACCGAAGGCAAATCGCACACCGCCAAGCAAGCCACCGCCTTCGACGCGCCCGGCACGGTCATCGAAACCGGCAAGGACTCGCACCAGGCGTTCGTGTATTCGAACGGCACCGCCATGCTCGTCGACGAGAACACCCGCGTGGAAGTCGATCGCTTCGTCCAGGAACCCTTCCGACCCGACCGCGAGAAATCGACCGAGACGGAGCCCTCCATTTCCCAGAGCGACGTCTTCGTCTCGCGCGGCCAGGTCAACATTTGCACGAGCCAGATGGTTTCCGGTTCGACGATGAACTATTCCACGCCCAACGCGTCGGTGAATATCCGCGGCGGCAAGATGGCCGTCTCCACCAACGGCACGGAGTCCACGATCTACCTGCTCGACGGCGACGTCACCGTCCGCACCGGCGGCAGGGACACCGGCGGCACCCTGCTCCGTCCCGGCGAGAAGGCGACGATCCGCCCCGGCCCGCCCGGCCGGCCGCCCATCGTCACCGTCGCCCCCATCGAATCGAATCTCCTGCCGGCCCTCGACGACAAGGTCGGCGCCGCCTGCGCCGCGAAGAAAACCGTGTCGTTCGAGACGATCGAGAAAAAGTCCGAGTTCGGCGCCGAGGGCGAAAAGCAGCAGGATCTGCCCCCGGGATCGCCCCAGCCTCCGCCCGAAGAGCCCACGCAGGAAATCGTCGTGACACCCACGACCCCCGCGGAGCTCCCCACCAACATCACCGTCAGCCCGGCCGCGCTCCCCGGCGGACAATAA
- a CDS encoding riboflavin synthase encodes MFTGIVEETGQVVSFTRGAKAWSLHLSAQLVATDVKLGDSIAVNGCCLTVVKHDAANLWFDLLEETVRLTSFSELKPGSLVNLERSMLPNSRMGGHFVSGHVDTLGRVEVFEQRGADHYLKVRGPAGSGRYLIHKGSIAIDGISLTVAEVDGDALAVWLIPHTLAVTNLREKRTGSGVNLEFDLLGKYVEKLIAARLPAHS; translated from the coding sequence ATGTTCACCGGAATCGTCGAAGAAACAGGCCAGGTCGTCTCGTTCACCCGCGGCGCGAAAGCGTGGTCGCTCCACCTTTCCGCGCAGCTCGTTGCCACGGACGTGAAACTCGGCGACAGTATCGCCGTGAACGGTTGCTGCCTCACCGTGGTGAAGCACGACGCGGCCAATCTCTGGTTCGATCTGCTGGAAGAGACGGTGCGCCTGACGAGTTTCTCCGAACTGAAACCCGGCTCGCTCGTGAATCTCGAGCGCAGCATGCTGCCGAACAGTCGCATGGGTGGACATTTCGTCAGCGGCCACGTCGACACGCTCGGGCGCGTGGAGGTTTTCGAGCAGCGTGGCGCCGACCATTACCTGAAGGTCCGCGGCCCCGCGGGCAGCGGCCGTTATCTGATTCACAAGGGCAGCATCGCGATCGACGGCATCTCGCTCACAGTCGCCGAAGTCGATGGCGACGCACTCGCCGTCTGGCTCATCCCGCACACGCTGGCGGTGACCAATCTGCGCGAAAAGCGCACGGGCAGCGGCGTGAATCTCGAGTTCGATCTGCTCGGCAAATACGTCGAGAAGCTCATCGCCGCACGTCTGCCCGCACACTCATGA
- a CDS encoding polysaccharide biosynthesis tyrosine autokinase, with translation MASPIAAPPPDKKPASLHGNEDHVVERRTLRDYYIILRERLWIALPIALLVAVSLGYYQAQETPMYSAAATMQFERPDRVVTTTEVIDTSVRSEIDLNTYLRILDSGRLRSMVVQSLTPEQVQKLQRPYLKELPPGATPPPVGACIGSVSVQSLRNSFLISVNVANRDPEGAAIVANAYVSQFMRYLIEYSGGKNEFAVDYLRTRAEELRKESEAAEARLQDYKRKNNLVSLSNSVDIVADRLKSINGELTRVRLERLNLEVTIKQIERMKAEGGNLLEVQYIASYGTIQSLKSQLAELTKTQSVLSERYLERHPKMIDLANSIDVLQQQIQKNIEQAIADLNTQFTKVKDSEASFEREYKLAENDQLRLGELSVEFKSLENQAQVAKNNYIQILDRLNQTTTSKNLENIPVKPLDAATPAGSPYTPDIRKIVKTCAGLGFVVFAAVAVGLSFLDDRVKSAWDIEGFIGVNLLGIIPELADIPEGEKHNLVTSNKASPGSEAFLSVYSSVKIQSKLDFPKSILVTSTIPGEGKTMISCNLAASFARHGKRVLLIDCDMRRPMLHRHFKLTNETGLIAWFEAGAKIPDDPVADPTLGFTKVDENLFLLRSGGRSKSPTELLENPIFGQFLESLKHHFDLVVIDSPPMGAVTDSLLISAHTDEIIYVCRFNRAYRKHIRLYIKSLRDGKNELLGVVLNGLSPRRIEYYSNYRYYRSYKKYYGAQS, from the coding sequence ATGGCCTCCCCTATCGCCGCACCTCCGCCGGATAAAAAACCGGCCTCGCTCCACGGCAACGAAGACCACGTCGTCGAACGCCGCACGCTGCGCGACTACTACATCATTCTCCGCGAACGCCTCTGGATTGCCCTCCCGATCGCCCTCCTCGTCGCCGTCTCCCTCGGCTACTATCAGGCGCAGGAGACCCCGATGTATTCCGCCGCCGCCACGATGCAGTTCGAGCGCCCGGATCGCGTCGTCACCACCACCGAGGTCATCGACACCAGCGTCCGCTCCGAAATCGACCTCAACACCTACCTGCGCATCCTCGACAGCGGCCGCCTCCGCTCGATGGTCGTGCAATCGCTCACACCCGAGCAGGTGCAGAAACTCCAGCGCCCCTACCTGAAGGAACTCCCCCCCGGCGCCACGCCGCCCCCTGTCGGCGCGTGCATCGGCAGCGTCAGCGTCCAATCGCTCCGCAACAGCTTCCTCATCTCGGTCAACGTCGCCAACCGCGACCCCGAAGGCGCCGCCATCGTCGCCAACGCCTACGTCAGCCAGTTCATGCGCTACCTCATCGAGTATTCCGGCGGCAAAAACGAGTTCGCCGTCGACTACCTCCGCACCCGCGCCGAGGAACTGCGCAAGGAATCCGAAGCCGCCGAAGCCCGCCTCCAGGACTACAAGCGCAAGAACAACCTCGTCTCCCTCTCCAACAGCGTCGACATCGTCGCCGACCGCCTGAAGTCCATCAACGGCGAGCTCACCCGCGTCCGCCTCGAACGCCTCAACCTCGAGGTGACGATCAAGCAGATCGAACGCATGAAAGCCGAGGGCGGCAACCTCCTCGAAGTCCAATACATCGCCTCCTACGGCACCATCCAGTCGCTGAAATCCCAGCTCGCCGAACTCACCAAGACCCAATCGGTGCTCAGCGAACGTTATCTCGAGCGACACCCGAAGATGATCGACCTCGCCAACTCGATCGACGTCCTCCAGCAACAAATCCAGAAGAACATCGAGCAGGCCATCGCCGACCTGAACACGCAGTTCACCAAGGTCAAAGACTCCGAGGCATCCTTCGAACGCGAATACAAGCTCGCCGAAAACGACCAGCTCCGCCTCGGCGAACTCTCCGTCGAATTCAAATCCCTCGAGAACCAGGCCCAGGTCGCGAAGAACAACTACATCCAGATCCTCGACCGCCTCAACCAGACCACCACCTCGAAGAACCTCGAGAACATCCCCGTCAAGCCGCTCGACGCCGCCACTCCCGCCGGCTCTCCCTACACGCCCGACATCCGCAAGATCGTCAAAACCTGCGCCGGCCTCGGCTTCGTCGTCTTCGCCGCCGTCGCCGTCGGCCTCAGCTTCCTCGACGACCGCGTGAAGAGCGCCTGGGACATCGAAGGCTTCATCGGCGTCAACCTCCTCGGCATCATCCCCGAGCTCGCCGACATCCCCGAGGGCGAGAAACACAACCTCGTCACCAGCAACAAGGCCTCCCCGGGCTCTGAGGCGTTCCTCAGCGTCTACAGCTCGGTGAAGATCCAGTCGAAACTCGACTTCCCCAAGTCGATCCTCGTCACCTCCACCATCCCCGGCGAAGGCAAGACGATGATCAGCTGCAACCTCGCCGCCTCCTTCGCGCGCCACGGCAAACGCGTGCTCCTCATCGACTGCGACATGCGCCGCCCGATGCTGCACCGCCACTTCAAGCTCACCAACGAAACCGGCCTCATCGCCTGGTTCGAAGCCGGTGCCAAGATCCCCGACGATCCCGTTGCCGACCCGACCCTCGGCTTCACCAAGGTCGACGAGAACCTCTTCCTCCTCCGCTCCGGCGGCCGCTCGAAGAGCCCCACCGAGCTGCTCGAGAACCCGATCTTCGGCCAGTTCCTCGAATCCCTGAAGCACCACTTCGATCTCGTCGTCATCGACTCCCCGCCGATGGGCGCCGTCACCGACTCGTTGCTGATCTCCGCCCACACTGACGAGATCATCTACGTCTGCCGCTTCAACCGCGCCTACCGGAAACACATTCGCCTCTACATCAAGTCGCTCCGCGACGGCAAAAACGAGCTGCTCGGCGTCGTGCTCAACGGCCTCTCGCCGCGCCGCATCGAGTATTACTCGAACTACCGCTACTACCGGAGCTACAAGAAATATTACGGCGCCCAGTCCTGA
- a CDS encoding outer membrane beta-barrel protein, protein MPPRSSLKLALALCAALLWAPQSAFALLNIDGTRNQVFVFGKLTIGYDSNIFSAAGGSGDTLYSAQAGLELKRRAGIISVNARAVIDRQEFQKNKTQSAWNPTFYLELNKTTGRTTGAFTVNAYRSSRADSAVNLRTQTWNFPLGLNVKYPVNDNFYITSTSGYLRRSYTDNTTLLNYTDYSEGIDLLYVYTSKTDLSLSYRIRVGNTTLDTSTDQSLMIGLVNQIIPKINGSLRAGVQRRSIDSTGDTFTQWTLSADLGWAVTRKFNLQAIAARDFSTTAVGGSVDTLSAQLRAAYDFNRKYQANGGLGYGRNKFLDGTTRGRRDDFFSWDVGLSATWSEHLHVGISYNYLHNWSSISFSDFERTGYSIDISSRY, encoded by the coding sequence GTGCCGCCTCGTTCGTCGCTGAAACTCGCCCTCGCCTTGTGCGCCGCCCTGCTGTGGGCCCCGCAGAGTGCGTTCGCCTTGCTGAATATCGACGGCACACGCAACCAGGTCTTCGTCTTCGGCAAGCTGACGATCGGCTACGACTCGAATATCTTCTCCGCCGCCGGTGGCAGCGGCGACACCCTCTACAGCGCCCAAGCCGGCCTCGAACTGAAGCGACGCGCCGGCATCATCTCGGTCAACGCCCGCGCCGTGATCGACCGTCAGGAATTCCAGAAGAACAAAACCCAGTCAGCCTGGAATCCCACGTTCTATCTCGAACTCAACAAGACCACCGGCCGCACCACCGGCGCGTTCACCGTGAACGCCTATCGCTCCTCGCGCGCCGACAGCGCCGTCAACCTGCGCACGCAGACTTGGAACTTCCCGCTCGGTCTGAACGTGAAGTATCCCGTCAACGACAACTTCTACATCACGTCCACCAGCGGCTACCTCCGCCGCAGCTATACGGACAACACGACGCTCCTCAATTACACCGACTACAGCGAAGGCATCGACCTGCTCTACGTCTACACCAGCAAGACCGACCTCTCCCTCTCCTACCGCATCCGCGTCGGCAACACCACGCTCGACACGTCGACCGACCAATCCCTCATGATCGGCTTGGTCAATCAGATCATCCCGAAGATCAACGGCTCCCTCCGCGCCGGCGTCCAGCGCCGCTCCATCGACTCCACCGGCGACACCTTCACGCAGTGGACGCTCTCCGCCGATCTGGGCTGGGCCGTCACCCGCAAATTCAACCTCCAAGCCATCGCGGCACGCGATTTCAGCACGACCGCCGTCGGCGGCTCCGTCGACACGCTCTCCGCCCAGCTGCGCGCCGCCTACGACTTCAACCGCAAATACCAGGCCAACGGCGGCCTCGGCTACGGCCGCAACAAATTCCTCGACGGCACCACGCGCGGTCGCCGCGACGACTTCTTCTCGTGGGATGTCGGCTTGAGCGCAACCTGGAGCGAGCACCTCCACGTCGGCATTTCCTACAACTATCTCCACAACTGGTCGTCCATCAGCTTCTCGGACTTCGAGCGCACGGGCTACTCCATCGATATCTCCTCCCGCTACTGA
- the leuS gene encoding leucine--tRNA ligase, producing MSHSDRFHVKPTDCTDYDFLKIEPHWQSIWEQTRPFRAENGSSKPKYYVLDMFPYPSGAGLHIGHPEGYTATDILARYKRAKGFNVLHPIGWDAFGLPAEQHAVKTGTHPASNTQNNITNFRRQIKALGFSYDWEREVDTTDPKYFRWTQWIFLQLFKKGLAYVDERPVWWCPELRTVLANEEVVDGKSEVGGFPVERKNLRQWVLRITAYAEQLIDGLKDVDWPDSTKRMQEAWIGRSEGAEVLFKLENAALGDLKIFTTRPDTLFGCTYMVLAPEHPLVPGLTTDAQREVVDAYRKATASKSDVDRMSDAAKEKTGVFTGSYAINPVNGARAPIWIADYVLMGYGTGAIMAVPAHDERDFEFAEKYQLPIPRVIAAPDGSDKLPYTGDGKLINSPGYDGLTWEEAKKKITADLAAKGIGKGTINYKLRDWLFSRQRYWGEPFPIVWVSEADYARAAKLRRDLPAQPVTFVESGVTLYALPLPEVALPLQLPDVQSYLPSGTGESPLANVPEWLEIWFNAETGAAVPASQPKPAGDAWVRGRRETNTMPQWAGSCWYYLRYLDPQNADTFASKDALAYWGVPDLYVGGAEHAVLHLLYARFWHKVLFDLGAVPQAEPFKKLFHQGIILGEDGVKMSKSRGNVVNPDDIIRSYGADTLRLYLMFLGPLEAMKPWNPKGIEGVHRFLRKFWRECLGEDGKLNSRVSDTAALTADTEKLRHETIKKVGEDLEAMRFNTAISQMMIYLNALQKEPALPRVALLEFAQMLAPFAPHLGEELWSRLGGTDTAMNAAWPKFDPVKLVADTMTIVFQVNGKHRGDTQVSVASSEADLIKTAQEHPKVAPHLAGKALKRTIYVKGKLLNLIVG from the coding sequence ATGTCGCACAGTGACCGATTTCACGTGAAGCCTACTGATTGCACTGATTACGACTTTCTCAAGATTGAGCCGCATTGGCAGTCAATTTGGGAGCAGACCCGCCCATTTCGAGCCGAGAATGGCTCGTCGAAGCCGAAATACTACGTGCTCGACATGTTCCCCTACCCGTCCGGCGCGGGCCTGCACATCGGCCACCCCGAAGGCTACACGGCGACCGACATCCTCGCCCGCTACAAGCGCGCGAAGGGCTTCAACGTTCTCCACCCGATCGGTTGGGACGCGTTCGGCCTGCCTGCCGAGCAACACGCGGTGAAGACCGGCACGCACCCGGCCTCGAACACTCAGAACAACATCACGAATTTTCGCCGGCAGATCAAAGCGCTGGGTTTCTCCTACGACTGGGAGCGCGAGGTCGACACGACCGACCCGAAATACTTCCGCTGGACGCAGTGGATTTTCCTCCAGCTCTTCAAGAAAGGCCTCGCCTACGTCGACGAGCGTCCGGTCTGGTGGTGCCCGGAACTGCGCACCGTGCTCGCCAACGAAGAAGTCGTCGACGGCAAGAGCGAGGTCGGCGGTTTCCCGGTGGAGCGCAAAAATCTCCGGCAATGGGTGCTGCGCATCACGGCCTACGCCGAGCAGCTCATCGACGGCCTCAAGGACGTCGACTGGCCCGACTCGACCAAGCGCATGCAGGAAGCCTGGATCGGCCGCAGCGAAGGCGCAGAGGTGTTGTTCAAGTTAGAGAACGCCGCGCTCGGTGACCTGAAGATTTTCACGACGCGTCCCGACACGCTCTTCGGCTGCACCTACATGGTGCTCGCGCCGGAGCATCCGCTCGTGCCCGGACTCACGACCGACGCGCAACGCGAAGTCGTCGACGCCTACCGCAAGGCGACCGCGTCGAAGAGCGACGTCGATCGCATGTCCGACGCCGCGAAGGAAAAGACCGGCGTCTTCACCGGCAGCTACGCGATCAATCCTGTCAACGGCGCGCGCGCGCCCATCTGGATCGCCGACTACGTGCTCATGGGCTACGGCACCGGCGCGATCATGGCCGTGCCCGCGCATGACGAGCGCGATTTCGAGTTCGCCGAAAAATACCAGCTCCCGATCCCGCGCGTCATCGCCGCGCCGGACGGCAGCGACAAGCTCCCCTACACCGGCGACGGCAAGCTCATCAACTCGCCCGGCTACGACGGTCTCACTTGGGAAGAAGCGAAGAAGAAGATCACCGCCGACCTCGCCGCGAAGGGCATCGGCAAGGGCACGATTAACTACAAGCTCCGCGACTGGCTGTTCTCGCGCCAGCGTTACTGGGGCGAGCCGTTCCCGATCGTGTGGGTCAGCGAAGCCGACTACGCGCGCGCGGCGAAACTGCGTCGCGACTTACCGGCGCAGCCGGTGACGTTCGTCGAAAGCGGCGTCACGCTCTACGCGCTGCCGCTCCCCGAAGTCGCGCTGCCGTTGCAGTTGCCCGACGTGCAATCGTATTTGCCCAGCGGCACCGGCGAGAGCCCGCTCGCCAATGTCCCCGAGTGGCTCGAAATCTGGTTCAACGCCGAGACCGGCGCCGCCGTGCCCGCTTCGCAACCGAAGCCCGCCGGTGACGCGTGGGTGCGCGGCCGCCGTGAGACGAACACCATGCCGCAATGGGCCGGCTCGTGCTGGTATTACCTGCGTTACCTCGATCCGCAAAACGCCGACACCTTCGCAAGCAAGGACGCGCTCGCCTATTGGGGCGTGCCCGATCTCTACGTCGGCGGCGCCGAGCACGCGGTGTTGCACCTGCTCTACGCGCGCTTCTGGCACAAGGTGCTCTTCGACCTCGGCGCCGTGCCGCAAGCCGAGCCGTTCAAGAAACTCTTCCACCAAGGCATCATCCTCGGTGAGGACGGCGTGAAGATGTCCAAGAGCCGCGGCAACGTCGTGAATCCCGACGACATCATCCGCAGCTACGGCGCCGACACGTTGCGCCTTTATCTGATGTTCCTCGGGCCGCTCGAAGCGATGAAGCCGTGGAATCCCAAGGGCATCGAGGGCGTGCACCGTTTCCTGCGGAAATTCTGGCGCGAGTGCCTCGGCGAAGACGGCAAGTTGAACAGCCGCGTCTCCGACACCGCCGCACTCACCGCCGACACCGAGAAACTCCGCCACGAGACGATCAAGAAAGTCGGCGAGGATCTCGAAGCGATGCGCTTCAACACCGCAATCTCGCAGATGATGATTTATCTGAACGCACTCCAGAAAGAGCCCGCGCTCCCACGCGTGGCGTTGCTGGAGTTCGCGCAGATGCTCGCGCCCTTCGCCCCACACCTCGGCGAGGAACTCTGGTCGCGTCTCGGTGGCACCGACACCGCGATGAACGCGGCCTGGCCGAAATTCGACCCCGTAAAACTCGTCGCCGACACGATGACCATCGTCTTCCAAGTGAACGGCAAGCACCGCGGCGACACCCAAGTCTCCGTGGCCAGCAGCGAAGCCGACCTCATCAAAACTGCCCAAGAGCACCCCAAAGTTGCTCCGCATCTCGCCGGGAAAGCCCTCAAGCGGACCATTTACGTCAAAGGCAAGCTCCTGAACCTCATTGTAGGATAA
- a CDS encoding trypsin-like peptidase domain-containing protein, with amino-acid sequence MRLNLEKVVISAISRLHVKSVTVRHSPLPSIILPVVLAAGFLFAANSLAAAGGVSRGFTRLLDAVVRIDVTETTFDEGTKRTERGIGSGVIISADGLILTNAHVASPQAVEISVTLASLERVGARLVGWDHWTDLAVIRLNMQEVKARKLTFAHADFGDSDDLFPGQTVYAVGTPHGLTRTVTRGIISNNRRYFEDSRAVRGYETGSFNTWLQTDAAINPGNSGGPLVTEDGKVVGINSRTYMGADNLGFAIPSAVAQRVAEGLVKNGSITRSYLGIRPRELQDLERFYSLAANTGLLVDSVDPGSPAARAGVRPSDIILALNGQKLDGRFPEQLPPIQNMIANLPVGVAVKLTVKRGAQTLDLTATTEKLESRVGEEWAFEKWGLSVRKVSRAYARENQLPDASGVLVIGVQPGYPAAQSGIARGDIITKVGGETINDLARMKELHAAYEAKPEPVLVEAQRNRRIALYVFKP; translated from the coding sequence ATGCGGCTCAATCTTGAGAAAGTCGTAATCAGTGCAATCAGTAGGCTTCACGTGAAATCGGTCACTGTGCGACATTCACCATTACCGTCAATCATCCTCCCGGTCGTTCTCGCGGCCGGGTTTTTGTTCGCCGCCAACTCGCTCGCGGCGGCCGGCGGCGTCAGTCGCGGCTTCACGCGTTTGCTCGATGCGGTCGTGCGCATCGACGTGACCGAGACGACCTTCGACGAGGGCACCAAACGCACCGAGCGCGGTATCGGTTCGGGTGTCATCATTTCCGCGGACGGACTCATCCTCACCAACGCTCACGTCGCCAGCCCGCAAGCGGTCGAAATTTCCGTCACGCTCGCGAGCCTCGAGCGTGTCGGCGCCAGGCTCGTCGGCTGGGATCACTGGACCGACCTCGCGGTCATCCGACTGAACATGCAAGAGGTGAAGGCGCGCAAACTCACCTTTGCGCACGCCGATTTCGGCGACAGCGACGACCTGTTTCCCGGTCAGACCGTCTACGCCGTCGGCACGCCGCACGGTCTCACCCGCACCGTCACACGCGGCATCATTTCCAACAACCGTCGCTACTTCGAAGACTCGCGTGCCGTGCGCGGTTACGAGACCGGTTCGTTCAACACCTGGTTGCAAACCGACGCCGCCATCAATCCCGGCAACAGTGGCGGCCCGCTCGTCACCGAAGATGGCAAGGTCGTCGGTATCAACTCGCGCACCTACATGGGCGCCGACAATCTCGGCTTCGCCATCCCGTCGGCCGTCGCGCAGCGCGTCGCCGAAGGCCTCGTGAAAAACGGCAGCATCACGCGCAGCTATCTCGGCATCCGCCCGCGCGAGTTGCAGGACCTCGAGCGCTTCTACTCGCTCGCCGCCAACACCGGCTTGCTCGTCGACAGCGTCGATCCCGGCTCGCCCGCCGCGCGCGCCGGCGTGCGCCCGAGCGACATCATCCTTGCGCTCAACGGCCAGAAACTCGACGGCCGCTTTCCTGAGCAACTCCCTCCGATCCAAAACATGATCGCGAATCTGCCGGTCGGCGTCGCCGTGAAGCTCACCGTCAAACGCGGTGCGCAGACGCTCGATCTCACCGCGACCACGGAAAAACTCGAGAGCCGCGTCGGCGAGGAATGGGCGTTCGAGAAATGGGGCCTCAGCGTGCGAAAAGTCTCCCGCGCCTACGCGCGCGAGAACCAGCTGCCCGATGCCAGCGGCGTGCTCGTCATCGGCGTGCAGCCCGGCTATCCGGCCGCGCAGTCCGGCATCGCGCGCGGCGACATCATCACCAAGGTCGGCGGAGAAACGATCAACGACCTCGCGCGCATGAAGGAACTCCACGCCGCCTACGAAGCGAAGCCGGAGCCCGTGCTCGTCGAGGCCCAGCGCAACCGCCGCATCGCGCTCTACGTTTTCAAACCATGA